Genomic window (Peromyscus maniculatus bairdii isolate BWxNUB_F1_BW_parent chromosome 10, HU_Pman_BW_mat_3.1, whole genome shotgun sequence):
GAGACTCCATCCCCATCCCTTTCATCCCCATTGATGTTTTCCTACGAATCCAGCAACTATAAATGAAATCTCTGTGAGAAGGATTTGCTCTTCCCTTCCTTGTGGacctggatgctcttccaggaTTCTAAATGCATCCCATAAATGAAAAGGGTAGCTAATGACATTGTACATAAGTAACGTTTTGtgtgtttccttttcctcctttttttttttttcaaccacaaAACCAGAGGGGGAAGTGTGGGAGCAGGTGGGCCGGGCAGTGGCGAAAACCTCATGACACATCACTCCGCCTCCTGGGTTGGTGTAGACTGTCTGGAGCAGCCTTTAAATCCTGGGAGGTCCGAGCTGTCGGCAGCAGCAGGACAGAGGAGCCAGGCATCAGCATCCGAGGCTTTGCAGTCCCTTGCACATTCTCAGAGGAAGGCAGCCAAGGTAAGCTGGCGGGGGAGGCTGCACACTCTCCTGCTGAACTCTGTGGGTGAGTCCAAAGAACGGACTTTTAACTGTAGCACTTGCCAGTCAGACTTGCACTATTCTAGGCTTTTTGAACAACCAGGTAAGATACATTGCAGGCTTCCAGGTATCTTCAAAGTCAGTGGAGtgttgaagttaaaaataaattgaatcgGTTCTCAAAAGGGCAGAGAAAACTGctaccaatctctctctctctctctctctctctctctctctctctctctctctctctctctctctctctctctctctcacacacacacacacacacacacacacacacacacacacacacacaaactgtaagGTTCTGTCTCTTTGGAACAAATATCTATATTATGTTAAAGTTGCTGAATGACTGTGGAGACAACTAAAGTATGatactgttattttttaataaattaactCATCTGGGACGGGAATTCTCAATGTCTAGCTTCTACatttggcttttaaatttttaaccaAGATCCTTATGTGATAACATGTGGAGTCATTATCATGTGCAGAAAAGTCATTGACTTCTCAATGCTTTCCATTGCAAATGGAATATCTTACTCAATTTCAAAGatatctttattttatctttgtatccctttctcttttttaagttaaaaaaaaattcacatttgaaatacaaattggaaaaatgGAAAggcaactttattattattattattattctgtttcctttttgtttttcttcctcggAAAGAGTACTCCCACCGTAGTTCACTGTTTTAATTACCAGAGCACTGTGAAACTGATCTTAGGTGTGGAGAGCTGGAGACATCTGATAGTGGTAACCTAAGCTCTGAGACTCCAGATGTAAAGTTCGGATAAATAGAAGCTGTGAAattgcccccacccacccatccctaCCCCTTGCTAAGGTGAGAGactgagagaaagaagaggcacAGGAACGTTGACTCAAAAGCTTACACGCCGACATGACATTTTCTCCGAGATGTAGAGAAGATTCCATAATTTATTAGTGGCCTGGTTGTGGTGTGGAGTGCGGAGAGGTGTGTTTGAACCTGTCAGGGTGTCAAGCCTTCCTCACAAATCTGTTGCAGGACCACCAGCCATGAGATTTGCAGTGGTTTGCTTTTGCCTCTTCGGCATTGCCTCCTCTCTCCCGGTGAGTACAACTGAAGCCcagagaaaattctcaaaagcaAATGAGCTTGGGTACACTCTCATGCATGTTTCCCCTTCACTTTCCTGTCTTAAAGGTGAAAGTGGCTGATTCCGGCAGCTCTGAAAAGAAGCTGGTAAGCAACTTGGGGTTGATCATTTAACTGAAGAATGTAGGCCAGCGTTGCAGAGGTCGCTAGCAACAGTGTTTTATCTGATGCCATTTTATAGGTCTTCATAATCATGTTCATTTCAAAGTACTCACTGACTCCCTATTATAGACAGGGGCAGCACCAAACAGGGCACTGCTTACAGATTCCCTTATGATTAgatttttaatataacaaaagCACGTTCTAGGCTATTGCAGCTTATATAAAATAGGTCCTAGGACCCTGAGTGACTTTCTTTCCTTGAGTCAACATGCTTTCCTAGAAGCAGAAAATCCCAGAGGCTGAGTTTAGACTTCACTCAGATGGTGGCCAGAGCTGTTCATATGACCATAATATCTACAACACCGCCCAAGACACTTGTGAAGAAACCCGCCATGAAGAGAAAGTCTCTGTGTGCTGTTTGAATCTGTTGTGCTGGTCAGCAGACTTTAGATCACATTTTCCTAAACAAGAAAGAACACGAAAGCAACGTCTGTATTTATTACAGTTCTTTGACCAGCAGCGTTGGTTACCTGTCCGTCCCTCCACAATAGGTGAAGGAACGAACATGTGCCAGCCAAATACAAACAGGCCTTGTTCCAGGGAGTTTGGAGAAAAAGGCACACAGAGTTCAGTTCCAGATGAGCAGAGTAAAGGCCAGGGTAGAGCTGCCTGGGGGGTCACTGCAGCTTCGATGTTTAATGACGACAGTCAGGGAGGTGTTTGTAAGGGGGTGTGTACGATGGTGTGGGTAGGCCTGTCTGTTTTCCAACAGACTTGAGAATGTAGGTGTGGAAGCACAATTTAACAAAATGGGAAAATTAGCATTTCCGTGCAAGAGAGAGACAATAACTGctacattaaaaatagaataaaataaagattttaaaatacaggaatgcatttttaaaagacataacaGTATAGGTCATCAAATGGTATTTAGGATATAGTTGAAAAGCTCAAAAGCCAGTTTTCTAGAATCTCACAAacatagaagcagaagaaaatatgcAAAAGTCTTTAAGACTATACCCCTAAAGATGAACACTAGTTAagattattgaatatttttgagcCTATtcattttgcttgcatatatacTTTCCATATTACATTCTTTACCTTATAAATCTAACTTACGCCATGTGACAAATGTCATCTACTTATGCATATATGAGAGCACGTGGCGATCCCACTCAGCAGCCTTTGCATCTGGGTACAGCGGCAGCCCCTTCCTCCAGAGAGCCTCTCTAACAACCCAACGTAGCAGTCCTGTGCAGAGCTGTCTGCGAGAAAACCATACATACATGCTGCAGAATAGCTCGGTTCCCCACTCACCCCCGCTCAGGAGACTGTGCAAGGGATGCGTGGAGTCCCCAGGGTGCTTGTTCTCAGTAACATGTCTGTGAAGTGACAGCCTACCGTGGGACACTTATGCAGGACAATATGCACTTCCTGAACTAGCACAGTCATTTTCCCGATAGATTGCCTTCCCCAAGGGACAGCCTATTCCATTTCTACCACTGGCAGCCTGGCACAATAGGAGTTTTGAGCAATGGCTTTAACACTGTATTTATGGCTACCCGCTAACCACCAGACTGAAGTGGCTGTTGACTAATCAGACTGTGGCTAGTTCAATGGAGAGActgagtttttgctttttatCTTAATTTATATTGAAATTGACTCCATTCAATTTAATCTTAACTTACATTTAAACAGCTGCCCGTGGCTAAGGACACCATCTTAGGAAGTACTGCCTTAGAGAATTCCTCTTTGTCCTATGGAGAGAAAACAGTGGGATCAATAGTAATCAAGTGTGTTAACATGAGAGGAAACTTCATCCAGCAGAGGTAGACTAGGAAAGCAAATATTTGGTGGTGCTGACGGCCAGTGTGCCAAGGTTTGAACACTGGCTCCGCCATTTCTTACTGCCTAGCCACACGGTGGTTGGGCTTCTTCTTTGGTATTATCATGGAAGTATACTGATGTGTACCTCATAAGGGGTTGAAAGGACTGAACCAATATTTATAAATCACTTTGAAAGAAGACTTGCCCCATAGTAAATGCTATTTAGAGTGCCATTAAATGaatcaataataaaaagtaagttatagccaggcggtggtggcgcacgcctttaatcccagcacttgggaggcagaggcaggtggatctctgtgagttcgaggccagcctggactaccaagtgagttccaggaaaggtgcaaagctacgcagagaaaccctgtctcgaaaaaaaaaaaaaaacaaaaaaaaacaaaaaaaaaaagtaagttatatttttataatctCTGAAGTTTTGCATGGAAGTATGAGTATATACCATGCTTTTTCTTAAGGAGTAGGAAACGTAGCCGTTTTATAAGCTTATGGCATAcagatctctgtgtttattttttaataataacaaatgcacactttttttttttttaaatagctttacAGCAAACACTCAGATGCTGTAGCCACATGGCTGGAGCCCGACCCATCTCAGAAGCAAAACCTCCTAGCCCCGCAggtattgttttttaatttcttaaaactgAACAacagggctggagcgatggcacAGCCATTAAgggcagtggctgctcttgcagaggacctgggttcagtttctggCATCCAGATGTCAGCACTCAACCTTcggcaactctagttccaggcaaTCTGCTCCCCCTTCTGATCTCCTGGGGTACTGCATTCACACAGTACACTAATAATGCAAGCGAAAcacttaataaaacaaatgataaaataacaaaacaaacaaaaacccctaaaCAATGATGATTGGCAACTACTAGTCAGGCCATACAGGCTAGTGAGTGGGATCTCCCTACTTACAGGCAAGTGAGTGTTGAGAGGACCAGTACACACATCATGGTGGTCTGTCCCACGGTAAACCCTCAGTCAGGCTGAAAAAGCGCAACCTGCTCTAGATTGAGGAGAATAACTTTGAATAAAGCATCTTGAAATGTATGGTGTATGCTAATATGTGGCCTTCCTTCTTCAGAATGTCGTGTCCTCTGAAGAAACGGATGCCTTGAAACAAGACGTAAGTTCTCATATTCACTGAGACCACTGTTAGAGATCTGGAGGAAGCCACGGCATCATTGCCTTCAGACTGTCAGTCCACTAGCAAGAGTCCGAATGAATCTCTACTCAAAAGCTTGCTAAGAAAAAAAGTGTATTCATTCATCATCAGAATACATAGGTTCTTCAGATAAGTTTAGTGTTACAGGAAGTGTCTACTCATGCCTGTTGCTTGAAACTTTAAGCCTCTTGGAAGGTATGGAAGGTAGTTTAAAAGGTAGtttgaagatattttaaactaatatttgGTAAGCAGATCATCAGAGCTTAACAAAGccaagatgttttattttaaaatgtttctgtcaTTAATATTAAAGATTATTTGATAAGTACTCTTTCCTATTTGCTGagcaaatacataaaatttcCCTTAAGGTTCaatttaaatatatagataatCTCTGATAAGGAAAGTTAGATAAAAGTGCTATAGATGTGTAGACTTGTAGTTTAATAGACTTTAATCCTTAGTTAGTTATATGGATTTGGACTATAGCTTGTGTACCCATGCTTTACAAAGTCGTCTCTTGACTATCCTTGATAATAGGGAGGAGATTACAGATTTTAATCTCTTTATTAAGGTACAGATGATCTGATATcttaggaaattatttttttttaaagatttatttatttattatgtatgtatacagtgttctgtttgtgtgccagatctcattgcagatggttgtgagccaccatgtggttactgggaattgaactcaggacctctggaagagcagtcagtgctcttaaccgctgagccatctctccagcccctgatttcaGATAAAAAGTCAATCTAGAATTTATGCTTATTATCTCATTGAATTTGGTAAATTAATATTGTATGCTATTTATGAGGTAAAATTTGTAATCAATATGAACATTATATTTATAAGTTTGAGTTGaaaatatctaagaaaataaCGTTTTATTAAGAAGCCAAAGAAGTGCCTCAGaatgttatttcatttattcttgtATTAAAAAGTAAGTAAGAGTCCCACTTCATCACCTTAAAGTCATGGAATGTACTGTAAATGTACAGATcttgaaatttaattaaaatatttcaacaaaactAGCACAGTATAAAATGCAAGCAGTAATTTACTGAGCTATCTTGATTTTGATGTAGACTCTCCCAAGCAACTCCAATGAAAGCCATGACCACAtggatgacgatgatgatgatgatgacagagaccatggagacaGCCAGGATTCTGTGGACTCTGATGAATCTGACGAAGATGACCATCCTGATGATTCTCACCATTCTGATGAGTCCGATGAGTCCTTTGACACTACCACACAAACAGAAGTTTTCACTCCAGTTGTCCCTACAGTAGACATCCCTGATGGCCGAGGTGACAGTTTGGCTTATGGACTGCGGTCAAAGTCCAGGAAGTTCCACATTTCTGATGACCAGGTAAATCCCTTGTCAGGTACATGGAATGACTATGGCTTGAGCTCACTTCTAGGAAACCAGAGTCTACAAATTCACTTGCTTTTCACCAAGCACTGTGCATTTATTTAAAGTCTGCCTTATGGCCTTTGAATACAGAGCTTTTTCCTACTTTGGCAGTCTTGTTTAAAGTGTGCataatgtctttttaattttatctatcaCACACAATTCCATCTTTCTAAATTCAGCCTGTAAGCAATATTTAACAGCCATTTATGTTAGTTCAATAACTACTGCAGGGAGTTATCTGTGAAATACAATGGTCATATTTGGAAGCTAAGTGTGTGAGAAGAATCCTAAAAATCACAAGTataatgagcttttttttttttttaagatttatttattatgtatacagaagagggcgccagatctcattacagatggttgtgagccaccatgtgggtgctgggaattgaactcaggacctctggaagagcagtcagtgctcttaacctctgagccatctctccagccccagtataaTGAGCTTAATCACAGGGTCTGAATTAGACTCAGCCTTGTTATTCACTATTCATTTGACAATTTAACTTCCAATGTCTTTTCACGTAAATCAGAGATAAGGAGACTATGAGAATACACTACAGGTTTTTGTCACCGACATAAATGATATAGATATTAAACTAGAAATGGCTGACATGATGGTGACTGGGAAGGTACAAAGTAAATGCTAGTGCATTTTCTTCTTcagtcaaaaatttaaaaatatttagtacaGTTTGACCTAAAAGTTAGAGATAAAGCATTACAATGCTCTTATTCTTGGCTGTTTGTATAACTCTTCAATCTGCTCTGGTTTAGTATCCTGATGCTACAGATGAGGACTTCACCTCCCACATGAAGAGCAAGGAGTTGGACGATGCTCTCAAGGTCATCCCTGTTGCCCACCGTCTGAACGTGCCCTCTGGCAAGACCAGTCAGGAATCAAGTCAGATGGATGAACCAAGTGTGGAAACCCACAGCCATGAGCAATCCCAGGAGGATAAACAGAAGGCTAGTCATGAAAGCACTGAGCTGTCTGATGTGACTGACAGCAAGGAAAGTTCCAAAGCCAGCCAGGAACATCAGAGCCATGAGTTCCATAGCCAGGAAGACAAGCTAGTTCCAGTTTCTAAGAGTAAGGAAGACACTAACAACCTGAAAATTTACATTTCTCATGAAATAGAGAGTTCATCTTCTGAGGTCAATTAAAAAAGAGGCAAAACCACAGTTCCTTACTTTGcttttagtaaaaagaaaagaagaaaaaatattagtGAGGGCTAAGCAAGAATGTTAGCTGCTTCTTCCTCAGTTTAGTGGATATATGCATGTGGAGAAGGAAACAGATAATATTTTGAGCCATTAGCTTAGTTTGTTGCTTCATGAAAACACCCTGTAACCTAAAAGCTTCAGCACTTTGCCTCTGCTCTTTCTGTAGA
Coding sequences:
- the Spp1 gene encoding osteopontin isoform X2 — translated: MRFAVVCFCLFGIASSLPVKVADSGSSEKKLNVVSSEETDALKQDTLPSNSNESHDHMDDDDDDDDRDHGDSQDSVDSDESDEDDHPDDSHHSDESDESFDTTTQTEVFTPVVPTVDIPDGRGDSLAYGLRSKSRKFHISDDQYPDATDEDFTSHMKSKELDDALKVIPVAHRLNVPSGKTSQESSQMDEPSVETHSHEQSQEDKQKASHESTELSDVTDSKESSKASQEHQSHEFHSQEDKLVPVSKSKEDTNNLKIYISHEIESSSSEVN
- the Spp1 gene encoding osteopontin isoform X1, which encodes MRFAVVCFCLFGIASSLPVKVADSGSSEKKLLYSKHSDAVATWLEPDPSQKQNLLAPQNVVSSEETDALKQDTLPSNSNESHDHMDDDDDDDDRDHGDSQDSVDSDESDEDDHPDDSHHSDESDESFDTTTQTEVFTPVVPTVDIPDGRGDSLAYGLRSKSRKFHISDDQYPDATDEDFTSHMKSKELDDALKVIPVAHRLNVPSGKTSQESSQMDEPSVETHSHEQSQEDKQKASHESTELSDVTDSKESSKASQEHQSHEFHSQEDKLVPVSKSKEDTNNLKIYISHEIESSSSEVN